One segment of Magnolia sinica isolate HGM2019 unplaced genomic scaffold, MsV1 ctg351, whole genome shotgun sequence DNA contains the following:
- the LOC131236292 gene encoding uncharacterized protein LOC131236292 translates to MSRLKWEQKVAVYRSLGWSQDEFPSAFKVQPICMTTSEKKIKRVMNFFMKEMNWKPSDLSRCPGILMLSLEKRIIPRCSVLQILMSKDLIEKDSRVSRALMISNKAFLERFIIKNQESVPEILTVYQGGDCLRGTVWCS, encoded by the exons ATGAGCAGATTGAAGTGGGAACAGAAGGTGGCTGTTTATCGGAGCTTGGGGTGGTCCCAGGATGAGTTCCCCTCGGCATTCAAAGTGCAACCTATTTGCATGACAACGTCggagaagaagatcaagagaGTGATGAATTTCTTCATGAAAGAAATGAATTGGAAGCCATCAGATCTTTCTAGATGCCCAGGTATTCTAATGCTTAGCTTGGAGAAGAGGATCATCCCGAGATGTTCAGTCCTTCAAATCCTAATGTCTAAAGATCTTATTGAGAAGGATTCCCGTGTCAGTAGAGCATTGATGATTAGCAACAAGGCCTTCTTGGAAAGATTCATTATCAAGAATCAGGAGAGCGTTCCTGAAATATTGACAGTGTATCAAG GAGGAGACTGTTTAAGAGGTACTGTTTGGTGTTCTTAA